The following coding sequences are from one Nicotiana tabacum cultivar K326 chromosome 1, ASM71507v2, whole genome shotgun sequence window:
- the LOC107760314 gene encoding GATA transcription factor 4-like — translation MDVYGAEVFRIDDLLDFSNDEIFSSSTGSSSNKTTSFDLNHQYHPPHSDNINPAAGSYYNPLIPNCADFTDKLCVPSDDVAELEWLSNFVEDSSNNYPSNSLTGTINLNSNNTSFHSKSRSKRSRATTANTSWASSLQKAHQKPTVDEPNQSPQYNNNNNTMKPKKESSRERSSEMSDIPRKCTHCASEKTPQWRTGPLGPKTLCNACGVRYKSGRLVPEYRPAASPTFVLTQHSNSHRKVMELRRQKEVQQQSQQQGMYGHHFQVC, via the exons ATGGATGTGTACGGAGCAGAAGTGTTTAGGATTGATGATCTGCTTGACTTCTCGAATGACGAGATCTTCTCCTCCTCCACCGGCAGTTCCTCTAATAAGACTACCAGCTTTGACCTGAACCATCAATATCATCCGCCTCACTCCGACAACATTAATCCCGCCGCGGGGAGCTATTACAATCCTCTTATTCCCAATTGCGCCGATTTCACCGACAAACTATGCGTTCCT AGCGATGATGTAGCGGAGTTGGAATGGCTATCGAATTTCGTGGAAGACTCATCCAATAATTACCCTTCAAACTCCTTAACAGGAACAATAAACCTCAATTCCAATAACACTTCATTTCACAGCAAATCAAGAAGCAAACGTTCACGTGCAACCACTGCAAATACTAGTTGGGCTTCCTCACTCCAAAAGGCCCACCAAAAGCCCACAGTCGATGAGCCCAATCAAAGTCcacaatacaacaacaataacaacactaTGAAGCCCAAAAAAGAGAGCAGCAGAGAAAGGTCATCTGAAATGTCAGATATACCCCGAAAGTGCACACACTGTGCATCAGAGAAAACGCCACAGTGGCGGACTGGGCCATTGGGCCCAAAGACGCTGTGCAATGCTTGTGGAGTTCGATACAAATCGGGCCGGTTGGTCCCTGAATATCGACCCGCTGCGAGCCCAACTTTCGTGCTGACCCAACATTCGAACTCTCACCGGAAAGTTATGGAACTCAGGCGACAAAAAGAGGTTCAACAACAGTCACAACAACAAGGAATGTACGGACATCACTTTCAGGTCTGCTGA